The Oncorhynchus nerka isolate Pitt River linkage group LG11, Oner_Uvic_2.0, whole genome shotgun sequence genome includes the window CAGACGTGGTAGGGGGTATTGGTCAATGCAACATTGGAAAGAGGCTCAATAAATTTAACAGACCTTTTTCTTCACAATAGGAACTATGGGTGTGAACCATTGGTTGCAGAGGGATTCTGTCCACTTTCGTCAggatccttaaaggggacatcagtcattaacagaacataacagaatgAATTTCGCCTTACTTCTTCCTGCTTCCAACCAAACTTCATACAAGTTTTGAAATCCAGCTATATAAAATCTAGTGACATCTATCATCTTTTAAGGGAGAAGGATTATCTTTAGATGATGCCAACATCCTATCATAGAGCAGTTCAGGTAAATATTTTTCCTTTTAAAAGGTGGGGTTTTGGTGTCTTAAAGACTGTGTGATAACTGGAATATTGCATATAGAGGATAAGTAACATACTTTGGGATTACCATATCTAAGGATCAACAGGAAAGAGGCTCAATAAATTTCTTCCTTTTTGTGGTAGGGAaaaagcaggccagaggtggatgaacgcagtgccatTGTTTGCAGAGGGCCTTATCAGAAAGGTCAAGTATTGCTTTGTAAAGCTGAAGGTGTCTCCAGACGTACttatgcagcccagtccctacatcttAGCAACAAAATAGGTAAAGCGGttgaccagatgcttttcaacttcaTCTGGAAAAACCGTACACATTATATTAGGAAATCTGTCATTATGAACACATATGAATATGGTGGTCTCAGTTTTTGAATAGTACTTTTAAGATAAATTGGGCTGAACATTTCTTAAAGATTCCAACTTCAATTTGGAAATTCATCCCTTATTATATCTTCTCCTGTTTTGGTTGCTTTAATTTGATGTTACTTTGTAACTGATATTGATAAGATTCCTACAAAATAATCTGCTTTTCATGGACAAGTATTCTTAGCGTGGTTGTTAATATATAACAGGTGGGCAAACTTTTTGGCTTGAGGGCCACATCAGAATTTTCAAATTCAACGGAGGGACGCATTTTTTGGGGGACCAATTGTTTGTTAAAATCAATTTGCAGGGCCTCTCGTGTGGCGcatcagtctaaggcactgcatcgcttgaagcgtcactacagacccagtccGTGTCAcagctggctgtgattgggagacccatgaggaggcgcacaatttgcccagcgttgtccgggttaggagaAATGGCGCCAGGgcagaaggcagacgttttactTGCCCCCAAActattgtgttttttttgttcgtTTATCTGCGTTGTTTGCAACTTATTTttttacataatgttgccgcgaccgtctcttatgaccgaaaataacttctagacatcaagactgagattactcaccacggactagcagaatcctttttcttctttcacAACTCTGACGAGCCAAAGACGGAGGATATACGACTCCCTCCGGAACAGGCCCCGACGCCAGTGATCGAAGTGAAGAGGCGGCGGAGAAAGAGAGGCTGGAGGGCGGGCTGTCTTCTGAGGAGTAGGCAGCGATTGAATAAACCTCCACTCCCCCAATTCTGCTCGCAAACATGCAATATTTGGACAATAAAATGTTATTGCACTATAATGTAATGAGTTattgggaagattaaactaccaacgagacattaaaaactgtaacatcttatgcttcacagagtcgtggctgaacgacgacaatatcaacatacagctggcggtctatgtatttctgtaaacaacagctggtgcacgatatctaagaaGTCTCAAgccattgctcgcctgaggtagagtttctcatgataagctgcagaccacattacctaccaagagagttctcatctatattctttgtagctgtttacataccaccacagtcagaggctggcaccaagatacagtggggcaaaaaagtatttagtcagccaccaattgtgcaagttctcccacttaaaaagatgacagaggcctgtaattttcatcataggtacacttcaactatgacagacaaaatgagagagagaaaaaaaatccagaaaatcacattgtaggatttttaatgaatttatttgcaaattatggtggaaaataagtatttggtcaataacaaaagtttatctcaatactttgttatataccctttgttggcaatgacagaggtaaaatgttttctgtaagtcttcacgaggttttcacacactgttgctggtattgtGGCCCAttactccatgcagatctcctctagagcagtgatgttttggggctgttgctgtgcaacatggactttcaactccctccaaagattttctatgggtttgagatctggagactggctaggccactccaggaccttgaaatgcttcttacgaaacacctccttcgttgcccgggcggtgtgttcgggatcattgtcatgctgaaagacccagccacgtttcatcttcaatgcccttactgatggaaggaggttttcactcaaaatctcacaatacatggccccattcattctttcctttacacggatcagtcgtcctggtccctttgcagaaaaacatgcttcacagtaggtatggtgttctttggatgcaactcagcattctttgtcctccaaacacgacgagttgagtttttaccaaaaagttatattttggtttcatctgaccatatgacaatctcccaatcttcttctggattatccaaatgctctctagcaaacttcagacgggcctggacatgtactggcttaagcagggggacacgtctggcactgcaggatttgagtccctggcggcgtagtgtgttactgatggtaggctttgttactttggtcccccctttggtcccagctctctgcaggtcattcactaggtcccctgtgtggttctgggatttttgctcaccgttcttgtgatcattttgaccccacagggtgagatcttgcgtggagccccagatcgagggaaattatcagtggtcttgtatgtcttccatttcctaataattgctcccacagttgatttcttcaaaccaagctgcttacctattgcagattcagtcttcccagcctgttgcaggtctacaattctgtttctggtgtcctttgacagctctttggtcttggccatagtggagtttggagtgtgactgtttgaggttgtggacaggtgtatttatactgataacaagttcaaacaggttccattaatacaggtaacgagtggaggacagaggagcctcttaaagaagaagttacaggtctgtgagagccagaaatcttgcttgtttgtaggtgaccaaatacttattttccaccataatttgcaaataaattcattaaaaatcctacaatgtgattttctggatttttttcctcattttgtctgtcatagttgaagtgtacctatgatgaaaattacaggcctctctcatctttttaagtgggagaacttgcacaattggtggcttactaaatacttttttgccccactgtacataccatacgaaacgtaacatatcatactaatttcagTCCATCTGATtttcatttactatgttacgtccaGGTTGCTCCACCACCAACTCCTCCACCACCATTAGGGTGCAATGTTTTATTTAATTGACAAAAACAAATCTTGTCCTATGTAGGGTAGAATTAATTCATTCCACTTTCAAACAAAAGCCCTTCAGAGGTATACAGATTTTAATATGCAAACTACTACTTCTTCCATTTCAAGTTAATGACATTGAAAATACAAATGCACTGTtacctcccccccaaaaaatcttgaATGCGTTTCACACTTACAGACACTGAATTTCAAAGTCCAAGgggaacatctagtggaaaaagATAAAAACATTTCCATTACTTCACTGGGCACTGGAGTGTAGATTTTTTTAGCACTCGAAAACTTGATATgctaaaacaaacaaaacatacactacatatacaaaagtatgtggacgccccttcaatttagtggatttggctatttcagccatacccattgatgacaggtgtataaaatcgagcacacagccatgcgacctccatagacaaacattgatagtagaatggccttactgaagagctcagtggcgttcaacatggcaccgtcataggatgccacctttccagtcagtttgtcaaattcctaccctggtcaactgtaagtgctgttactgtgaagtggaaacgtctaggaacaacaacggctcagccgcgaagtgttaggccacacaagctcacagaacaagacCGTTGAGTACTGAAgctcgtaaaaatcgtctgtccttggttgcaacactcactaccgagttccaaaccgcctctggaagcaacatcaacacaagaactgttcgtcaagaccttcatgaaatgggtttccatgaccaagcagctgcacacaagcctaagctcaccatgcacaatgccaaatgtctactggagtggtgtaaagttagccgccattggactctggagcagtggaaacacgttctctggagtgatgaatcatgcttcaccatctggcagtccaaaggatgaatctgggtttgacaGATGTCAGAAGAACTCTACATGCCCGAATGCAGTGCCAACTGTAACATTTGGTGgacgaggaataatggtctggggctgtttttcaaggTTCctgctccttagttccagtgaagggaaatcttaacactacagcatacaatttacattctagacaattctgtgcttccaactttgtggcaacagcacaaagcgaggtccatacagaaatggtttgtggagatcagtgccgacctcactaatgctcttgtggctgaatggaagcaagtccctgcagcaatgttccaacagctaATGAAAAAACGTCCTATAAAagcagaggctgttatagcagcaaatgggtgaccaactccatattaatgcccccgattttggaattagatgttcgacgagcatacttttggtcatgtagtgtatatcagAGGATACTTAACTAGCTTTACATACCGTAACGTTTTTTGGCATGGAGTCATGATTATAAAACGTTACATATGACAACAGATTTCAAAATATTCAAAGCGAGTCGTCATCTCACCGGAAGTTACACGCACAAAATATGTGACACGGTAGTTAGTTATGGAACAACAGTCTTTTTTATTCCTACGAAGGTCGATTAGACACACAAACATTAGCTACTGTACTGAGTCGTTTCTTCAAACACGAAGGAATTTTCTTGTTATATTTCACTAGCTTTAACAATTGAAAATGCCAAGAGGAAGCAGAAGCCGGACGTCAAGAATGGCCACTCCAGCCAGGTATGCAAATAGGAAAAATAATGATATTAATAACGCATTgtcagctagctaacttagcatcAAGCAAGCTGCCTGCTATTACTTGCTCGCAAGGCTTGCATCCTTTCCCTGTGTTGCCCAGTCTGTATTTTAATACGTGATAAACGGTATCTATTTCAAAGTTATGATAGTTAACGTTATTTGTTATctagttatgtagctagctagtttgctAGACACCTGCTAATGATGTTAAGTGAAAGGTGAAACTAATAATTAATTAAggaactaaatgtactgaatctGGTGGGTTAATCTTTACACTACCCTAATTATATGTTACTGAATTGGCCGAGAGTAATTTACTGAAATCGATGCTGCTAATGGACCCAATTCAAGTTCTTCAGTGAGCATGATTGAATTGACACTTGattgctcatctctctctctctctcaaaccaggGTAGCCCCACCGCCACCTCCCATGGCCAGGGCTGCACCCCCACTACCCTACGCTCCAGTGCCTGCCCGTGCCCCTCCGTCCACCATGGCTGCCCCAGCCACTGCTGCTCCCTGGCAGCCAGGCATGTTTGCGCAGATGGCCACCACAGCCGCTGGGGTAGCCGTTGGCTCAGCCGCAGGGCACATGATCGGCCACGCAATGACTGGAGGAATGGGTGGAGGCGGGGGAAGCCAGGAGGCTGCCAAGCCTGATGTCACCTACCAGGTAGGTGATCACTGCTTAATCACAGTGAGTGACTGGGCCATGATATTGAAGTGGCTTTGTGTCATGTAGCCTagttagtaatggtagtgatgagAGTATGAGCGAGACATAGAGGATAAACCATGGAGGATTATACCCTGTGCCAGTCCTTAAAGAATGGGCATCTAAACAGTTAAGAATAAAATCAACACTAACCTCAAATGCTTTATGTTTCTCAGGAGCAGCCCCAGCAGTACCAACAGCCACCTCCCATGTACCAGCCAGCACAGTATCAGCCCCAGTCCATGTTCCAGCAGGAGCCTGCTGCAGAGCAGGGAACCTGCTCCTACGAGTTCAAGCAGTTTATCGAGTGTGCTCAGACCCAGAGTGACCTGCAACTCTGTGAAGGCTTCAGCGAGGTGCTCAAGCACTGCAAGTTGTCCAATGGTGAGTTTAAGTGTATGTGTGAATACAATCTTACCTGTTACTGGAAATATGTGTTAAAGAGGGTGCTTTGTGTCCCTGAAAATGTTAAATAGTTGTATCATGACTTGTATGCATACATTAGATGTTATCAGTTGACTTGTTGCCTATCCCTTGCCTTCCCTGGTGTCACCTTTTGGAATAGGATTAAGATTAGGTTTTATGGCAGCTAGTGTTCTTCAGTCTGGTTCCtggatggtgttctgtaggtgtCTGCTGTTCATTCAATTAAGTCTGACTCTTGAGTCAACTGAGCAGATTTGTTGAAAGCCCCACACAATGTAGCTAGGCCCACTTTTTAAAGGGGAACTGACAGagttttagcaacatgaaatcttattcaaatctgttcatatacatTAGATTGTTTTGACAAGCGAGCACTTGAGTCATGTTCACACATTCATAGAATGTTAGGGAATGACGGAGTAAGGCATGTGTGTGAAAGTGGCTGTGCGTTTGGCCAATTAATAGACATTGCACTAAATAAAACCgaataaaaaaaatattgcccaggactggactctacacagactggtgtgtcatagccaatcagagctacaatAGGCCTATATACaaataagccatttgccacactaGACTGTGTTTACAAGCAGTAGCAACAGCgtgactttagatcattagaaagCATTCGCCAAAAGCTAGtaaatacacctgaatggatttctgcaaatatgtaaataCCACAGGAGCCCTCTTACATTTGGGAAATgtacagtcctattgatcaaacaaccatgaaaaggtaggctcGCTCTCCCTCCATTGCCTATgcacaacaagatcaacaactgtTAGTCAGAGTGAGATGAGGGAACAGAAGAAAAACCCTCTCAAACTTTATCAGCTTGTAGTTGGCTGTCAAAAATTCCAATGATAAACGATGGGGAATAGTAGCCTCCTCGCTCTCCTGCAGCATGCCTGCTAATGTATGCTTGTCCCAACCCATGTTTTGACAACTGAATGGGAACTTGCCCATTTGATCaatgccaaatacatttgattgacaactAAGAGATATGGTAACTGTGGATTTACAGTCGTTCCAAGtttagcatagctagctagcaagtgaTTCATGTcatgctagctaaccaaatgagaCCTGCATTTCTAGCTGTAGCCACAGAAAAATGATATGTTGGGTAAAAAGTTGTCCAATGACAtaacatcctcctagcagctagccagaTAACGTTAGGCTCAGTGTTTTTAGCTTGGTAAATAAATGGcggcataaataaataaataaataagctaGCCAATTAGCCACGTTATGACTGATTTGTGAACATTGCACTTGCTAGTTTCATTCtaacattcccagccttagttacatttGTCAGTTTTTGTCCAAACTATTGAGTTTAAAAACTGAAACCGTGCATCCCTAATGGCTGGAGgaagcaaacaatgtaccaggccagctgtgatttataATCTGATAGCAGTATTTGTTGGACtaacaagaaatgtattggtgaattatattaacCGTGAATTGAACTGCATCCacctattctgccaacaatgcttTCTCTATGTCATGGAATTGAGTTAAATATAACCTATTTTTTAAACCTAAACTGGAAATGTTATATTTGACTGCTATGATTgcttgtttcatatctgcaaagtagttaaaacggCTGCCAGTTCCACTTTAATGTATTTCGTCATATGTTCATAATAGTTACGGGGTTGCACTCAATATTCTTGGTCCCCAAGATATTTAACTACAAATGTATGCAATACATTCATGAAATGTGTAGGAGCTCATGCCAGGTGCTCACACTTGATTTCACTGTAAGGACTGCCCTCCCCTCCCATTTCCAGTGAGGGCGTTGCTGGTAAAAAAAATGTTTCCCTAATGTTgtgctggtctagtggtagtgctgctACCACACATACTCCCTCTCCTGTATCTGTCCATCTCAATGACTTCACTAAATCGATCAAGTAAAAACTACAAAATGTCAAATTTTCCCTAATGtaacttttattttctattttttttccTCCACAGGGATGTCCTGAGAGGGAGACTAACAACCCCATCaacgctgaacacacacacacacaatactactAAACAAGTAATTTGTTTTGGCAGTTGATCAAATAACTTAATCATATGGACAATAAAAGCATTTCTCAGGTTGATGCTGTGAAGCTTGTAATAAGTTAtgtatatgtttattttttaccttGGTCCATCCATTTCCATCATATCTGGATTAGAGTTGTACAATCACAATTTGCTTGTAACAAGCATAAGATCTAATAAAGCTGATGTGAATCACATTAAATAATCTTGGTGTCTCTTGTTCTCTCAACCCTGATGGCTCTTTTGCACACAGTGATCATGTGATCAtgtgtgga containing:
- the LOC115137616 gene encoding coiled-coil-helix-coiled-coil-helix domain-containing protein 2-like, yielding MPRGSRSRTSRMATPARVAPPPPPMARAAPPLPYAPVPARAPPSTMAAPATAAPWQPGMFAQMATTAAGVAVGSAAGHMIGHAMTGGMGGGGGSQEAAKPDVTYQEQPQQYQQPPPMYQPAQYQPQSMFQQEPAAEQGTCSYEFKQFIECAQTQSDLQLCEGFSEVLKHCKLSNGMS